The following DNA comes from Anopheles coustani chromosome 2, idAnoCousDA_361_x.2, whole genome shotgun sequence.
ttttttatacaacATAACAATCTTTGATGGTTTTAAACGgcggatatggttggatgtcTAAGTAAAAACTGCGATTTGTTGAAATGAGTGATAAGTACCATTGTAAATCATTTAACGTAAATCAGACTCCTCAACCGAAAACAATTGCCAACGCGTTTGGAAagcataaaagaaaattatatgtTTTTATGTACATTACAATTAGagctttttttcattcttttctcgATTCACCTTGTAAAATGAGACTTCTCTTCAAAAATCAGATTGTTATATAAGGTTATGTGGGCATATGTCGCACACCTGATcccaattaaaaaaacataaatagttTTTGTCATAATTATTGTAGCCGAATGTACATGCTAGATACCGAACAAAACAACGCACGTTAAACCAGAAAAACGGTATCTAAAGGTCTGTAGAGTACCATTTGATATGACATATTTGATAGAAATCTGTTCAGTTTCTCAAAATGTctgtaaaattataaaacttgAGTTCTGGAAAAAATTATTCCAATTCAATTCGCCTCTTATACTGTTCCACCCAACCCAAGTAACTCATGAATACTAACGTTTATGCATATTCTTTTTCTAGGGCGCATCATATGAACGGTACCGACACTCTGTCCAGCCGAGCTGCTAGTCGCTACGGACACGGTATGCGGCCAGACTACCACAGCTCGCTGCATCAGTTCCAGCTGTAATATACACCATACCATGTGCAGTGACGTTACGTTGCACCAAACAATCCTTCGAAATTGCGCGATAAAATTATTAGTAACATCGCGAACAAAATCTATCACTATTCAATCCTCAGCACGTAACGCTTTAGCGTTACGTCGAAGGTTGCCCACCCATCCAGCATGGAGTGAGGTGCCCGTCGTCGAATAGTTGATTTTTAACTTATTGAATTCTTCCTCGCATCACGTTGTTTGGAAATGGTGCATGGAGttagtttctttattttaaaactgtttGACAAGAGaccgagagagagaaaaaaaaagaaaataacaaacgaTCCCAAAAGTACGACGCAAAGTGCAACCAACATTTAAGATTAGCTCAAACGATATGGTTTTTTCtcgccttttttcttttttcttatgttaCTTATCTTTTAACCGTATCTTTTATTCGTTAGGGTTATTGTTTTTTCGGATTTTAGCGAAAAATAGATATTTTTAAGCATTTACCAATCAGAATCGAGAGCGTATAGCATTCTTGTATACAttattgaaagaaaatattaacaaACAATTGGTTTCTAGTTGATAATAAGGCAACAATAAGCTTAATCAAACtatatttaaaaagttttctttataaataaaaaaaaatgaaagttttcgcacgcaatttattttcctacTGCAAGGAATCAGATAGGAATTGATCCGTGGTGattatgaaatgaaaagtttcaaaattatttaatgaATGGTTTTTCAAAGTTcaaagttaaaaaatgtaCGTAAGAGGGATAACTTAGTTCTTTGGTGGCGTAGCATATCCAAACTGTACGTACTCAATGaaaatatcaaaagaaaatttgcaaCTGGGGACTTGGGTCGTGGGTTATCCTGGAATTGCATCACTCCAATAGACGGAGTCTTTGGATATGAAATTATAAGTTCCCACACTTGTGATATGCTTTCTCATACTATAGGGCACAGAGAACGAAAATTAATCGCAACATGTTCACTTAACTCAACCTTCCAAGACGACATACCTGAGGTCATTATACGTTACGCAGTATCCGCCTAACATACTCGCTGTAATAAGCAACAGCCTTTCTAGTCGTGAcggtatttttcattcataaaatcCCTCAAAACGATAGTCGATCGTGCTCGATGAAACAAGTGCTACCGAAGGCGATTGACGTCCGGTTTTCTCCCTCTACGTTGACCGGAAGGCGGTTCGCCTGACACTGGGCTAAACCGTGACGTTCCTAAGGTAGGCCCAACGCAAGCGCTATGACAAATTAGCATCCACTCCCTCGGCATGTGCACAAACAATCACCGGCGGGTGCTAGAGGTGACGAAAGGCACCGCAAACACGGGATTGAGTCGGAAACAGGGGCCAATCATGCCCGGGATCCTATCTCGTTCGAACGCAGACGAAGTAATTACGCGCAAAGTCGACGCCAGGGCAGCCCGTGGTGCTCTTGAACTTGCCTGTGCCGCGCGTGAACGCGGTAATTAGTCCGATCCGGTCAAGCAAAGGGAAAGGAAGTGACCCATAAGCTCCCCCGAGCTACGGTTCGTATCATCTGCGAAGCCACGTGCCCTGTGGCATGTTTACTCAAACTGGGCCCGAGTTCTCGCGTGGACGCGTTCTGCTCCCTTCGTTAGGGATCTAATTGCTTAATTGCCGATCGACGATGATGAGTGTTTCATACAACTAAATCACCTCTTACAAGATGGAGAACTGTATCATTATCGTTTGAAAGCTACAAGCGAATCGTCGACGAAATCCTACCTCCTCCTGGTAGGATTTTGTTGCCAGCAGCAAAATAAGTAAGATGTAAGTGAACCACGTGGTACAGGGACTTAAACAAACAGCTCAGTGCCGTTATGATGTGGGCAAAGTTTGGAAAGCAAGATGTCTTATCTAGGCTTAGAATGTGCTCAACACTTCAAAGAGCattttgaaggggaaaataatttccaatAATTACATTTCAGAGCACGGGAGGGCTCTTGCCTCTTGCTTTGATAAAGTAATCAACTATGTCAAAAACAAGTGTTTATGACCTTACCAAGCTCCTACACCTGACAGGAATTTTAAATATGGAAATATTGAGATGATCCTGTTTTCATTAAGATTAACTACGTCGATATTGGTTGGAATATTTTCAGTGGAAATACACCGCTTTTTCTAAGTCAGCAATTATTTAAATCCATCGGTTTAAAAAATCAGAaacattcaaatttatttacaaatgaATAAAACGTTTATCTCCTATTTACATCTGTGGTACACGTTCGTGGGATAAAATTGCATAACTAGCTTACACGTTCTATTAATTTCTAGAGTAAACCTACGATTACCAACGAGTTGCTGCACTGTTGAACGTGAAACAATCGCAGTTAGATAGCATCTTGTTCCgtttcgaatccttttcgTCGACCAATTACTCCAAATACTTCTTCCTAAAAACCGTTCCCTGCACTTTCGTGCACAATGTGATATGTACACGCGCTAGCCATATCAGCCAGCTAGGCGGGCGAGTAAGAATTAAAtgagaaatattttcaaatggcTTACGGAACCCTGTCGCGTACCGATTGAGCAAATAATATTTCGCCTCCGCTGCGTGGAAACCTCGTACCGTCAGAGCTTATTCTATACTGGGCTGAGCattacttttttctcttttcttgacgtttttttttttgacttgCGGTACACTTTAGACAACTTTCTTTGAAACTATTCCCTAGACGACCGCGTATGTAGATAAATTTCCAATGCTCTATCCAATAAAAGGTTGTCTACCAGTCGCGCCTCTTAGTAGAAAGAAGAGTTTCGTTTCTTCCGCTGGGGGTTTCTTACAAAATAGTACAATGAGCTAGGTGGTAGTGGATAGATGTTGAGCTGGAGACTGAATACGATGGCAGTGCGTAAAACGGTTGACCGCTTCACGACGACCCTTACCACTATGGGGCGGAGAGAATGGGGAACCGGAGGGTTTTACTCCACGAAGTACAATCCTAAATCTTATGCGAACGAGCTTCGGCGCAACGCTCGGTTAGAGGTAAGTAGATAGACGCAGGTAGCAAACGACGAAACGTAGTTTAACAAATAATAATCAGCAGTCTCTATCACCGTTTTGGAACGAACGTTGGTGGTTCGTTCCaaggaaaagttgaaaatCATTGTATAGGAAGCTAGTCGatcgttatttttttcttctttaacaTTAGAAAAAGGCGTTGTTCGTGCTGGTCTTTCCCCGCAGCGGTCCTCCTAGGCGGGCGAATCCACCTCCGTCAATAGACTTTGGTCCTTCGGTTGAATGtacagatgatgatgacttTGCAGCAGGTTGTGGTTGTGCAGCaggtggttgttgttgatcgCGTGGGCGTCGGCGGCAACCGCACTGGAGCCGGTATCGTCCACCTCGTCGGAAACCGTCGCCACCGTACCGTTTGCCTTCAGTAGGATGTAGCTGTCCCGGTGCAGTATCCGCTGCTGACCATTGTGGATCAGATGGCTACCACGTCGCAGCGATCGTCGACCCATGTCGATCAGCTCCGTCGTCGGATCTTCGGTGAAGACGAAGTTCTTGTACGCCCGCACGAAGACGTATATCATGGCGAAGGCTCCGGTCAGTATCATGCCGTAGGACAGGATGGGGAGCGCCGTCGGGGCAAACACCGTTGCCAGGTAAATCCAGCGTCTGATGGGAGGCGTTAGCTCACTGACACCCTGTAGCATGTGCGGTAAGAcgataaaacattaaacattttccacccattgcAGACCCACAGTTCCGAGCCGCCTACCTCCTCGAGCCACATGATGGGAAATACGAAATCACGAAAGTCTTTGGTTGCCAACACGTTCGGTGCTTTCTCGACTAGAATATTGAGCTGCACTCGTACCTGACCCTCCAGCGGGACGCCCAGTTTCTATGGAAGAATGGACTATCGTTAGTATCTCGCATTACGCGCCATCCTGACGATGGACACACTTACGGGTTGAATTTTGAAATACGTTTTGTGCTTCTCCTCGTTCGGTTCCAGTCCTTCCACGGCGTCCAGCAGTTTGGGATCGGACTGGAAGAAGTGCGGGTTCGAGATGTAGACAGGTGCGCCTATAAGAGACAAGTACATCAAGCCGTTAAAAGGCTGTTTATAGTAGGACCTCCCAAGGCGTTATATTCGGCGAACTCCCTCACCATATTGACAAGGACTGATGTTCTGCAACCCGTGGTACTTCTTATAATCCGAGTGATCAAAGCAGctgttgttttcgttcggtGGCCCGTAGGAATCCTCCGCAAGTGTGTACAGATCGGCCGCTATGCCTATCGAGGCGTGGAAATTAGAAACCAAAATTGAGACGTGCAATCTACACAAGCGGGTTGTTCTCCCACACATACCATCCTTCTCGACCGGCTCCCGGTAGACCAGTGGCAACGTCCGGCAGAGATCCTTATCGTAAATGTACACTGTGTCCTTGCCGGTGATGTCGCGCGGTGGAAAGAAGCTTCCCTCCGACGCCTCGATGCTCCGGCACGGTTCGCCGTCCCAGTGCGGCAGATGGTCCAGGCCGTTCAGCTTGTCGAAGTAGCCGAACTTCTCCATGCCCGTGTGTCCGGTGTGCATCGTCGCGTACTCGGTGAGCGTACCGTTTCGCTGCACGTTTCGCAACATTCCGAAGCGTTTGGTGCCGGGTTTTGGGGGGTTTGCAACAAA
Coding sequences within:
- the LOC131262485 gene encoding scavenger receptor class B member 1, with translation MGLHKNYFKVGQNASNQLFGLPPSQGGPTPLSMLISQGAKFNNNRIAVIVFGIVTLIAGVVLSSVPWLNIFIMKNLRLWNGTISFHYWQRPGVTRLTKVYIFNVTNPEGFLAGEKPKLVEVGPFVYREDMEKVNIKFHDNHTVTYQHKKILQFVPELSVDKNLRITTPNIPLLTISTQSKYISFIVSKMISVVLTATKYKPFISLTADELVFGYDDTLVSLAHRYYPRNRRPMEKMGLLNGRNGTLTEYATMHTGHTGMEKFGYFDKLNGLDHLPHWDGEPCRSIEASEGSFFPPRDITGKDTVYIYDKDLCRTLPLVYREPVEKDGIAADLYTLAEDSYGPPNENNSCFDHSDYKKYHGLQNISPCQYGAPVYISNPHFFQSDPKLLDAVEGLEPNEEKHKTYFKIQPKLGVPLEGQVRVQLNILVEKAPNVLATKDFRDFVFPIMWLEEGVSELTPPIRRWIYLATVFAPTALPILSYGMILTGAFAMIYVFVRAYKNFVFTEDPTTELIDMGRRSLRRGSHLIHNGQQRILHRDSYILLKANGTVATVSDEVDDTGSSAVAADAHAINNNHLLHNHNLLQSHHHLYIQPKDQSLLTEVDSPA